In Pseudocalidococcus azoricus BACA0444, a single genomic region encodes these proteins:
- a CDS encoding glycosyltransferase family 4 protein, translated as MKILLVSYTFFPNIGGIEAISELLATNFVALGHEVIVVTHALDSGVNCSKKFDFQVIRRPNLNRMLKCLKWCDVLFQNNISLLYLYPNFLYQKPCVIAVRTWIQRSDGQIRLIDKVKLTCLRFSNVISISKSVADSIKTPSVIIGNPYNDKLFRVIGCNQRIKDLVFLGRLVSDKGVDTLISALKIVHDYGIKAHLSIIGDGSERLVLESQVRDLNLERYIIFEGVKSGQVLVSLLNQFKIMVVPSRWAEPFGIVALEGIACGCVVVGSEGGGLKDAIGLCGLTFPNGDHVALANALIRLLSNNKYLESFKIHREEHLKKHSSSYVVQRYLNVLINSLIKN; from the coding sequence ATGAAAATACTGCTTGTCTCATATACTTTCTTTCCAAATATTGGAGGTATTGAAGCAATATCTGAACTATTAGCTACAAATTTTGTGGCTCTTGGGCATGAGGTCATTGTAGTTACACATGCATTAGACTCAGGGGTAAATTGCTCTAAGAAGTTTGACTTCCAAGTAATTCGTAGGCCAAACTTAAATAGAATGCTTAAATGTCTTAAGTGGTGTGATGTTTTATTTCAAAATAATATATCTCTTCTGTACCTGTACCCTAACTTTCTTTATCAAAAACCTTGTGTGATAGCAGTACGCACTTGGATTCAGAGATCGGATGGCCAAATTCGATTGATTGATAAAGTTAAACTTACTTGTTTAAGATTCTCAAATGTTATTTCAATTTCAAAATCTGTTGCTGACAGTATAAAAACTCCCTCTGTTATCATTGGTAATCCCTACAATGACAAGCTATTTAGGGTGATTGGGTGTAATCAACGAATTAAGGATTTGGTTTTTCTGGGGCGCCTTGTTAGTGATAAAGGGGTTGATACCTTAATTTCCGCCCTTAAGATAGTTCATGATTACGGTATAAAAGCTCATCTATCTATTATTGGAGACGGGAGTGAGCGTCTTGTTTTGGAATCACAGGTTAGAGATCTAAATTTAGAGAGATATATCATCTTTGAAGGTGTTAAATCTGGTCAAGTCTTAGTTAGTTTACTGAATCAATTTAAGATAATGGTAGTGCCATCAAGATGGGCAGAGCCATTCGGAATTGTCGCCCTCGAAGGTATAGCTTGTGGTTGTGTTGTTGTCGGTTCTGAAGGAGGTGGCTTAAAGGATGCAATTGGTCTTTGTGGGTTAACTTTTCCTAATGGCGATCACGTTGCTCTTGCTAATGCTTTAATCCGCTTGCTATCCAATAATAAATACCTCGAAAGCTTTAAAATTCATAGAGAAGAACATCTTAAAAAGCATTCATCAAGTTATGTCGTTCAACGATATCTTAACGTTCTGATTAATTCACTCATTAAAAACTAA